Proteins from a genomic interval of Rhodococcoides fascians A25f:
- a CDS encoding GNAT family N-acetyltransferase, giving the protein MRTRTSRLDLDEPVVTDLDALYAICSDPQSWTHFPSLRHTDLSATERMLLGWVDQWRRDGLATWIIRERGSCTISGYGGCSKRQNAFWNLGYRLHPDAQGNGYAAEMCEIAVERAHRTEPELPIVAYLLEHNVASARVAQRAGLELITRGPDVGNPDADAVRLVYADRPLSSIQVDSVLSA; this is encoded by the coding sequence GTGCGAACACGAACCTCGCGTCTCGATCTCGACGAGCCGGTCGTCACGGATCTCGATGCGCTGTACGCGATCTGCAGCGATCCGCAGTCGTGGACCCACTTTCCCAGCCTGCGGCACACCGATCTCAGCGCGACCGAACGAATGTTGCTGGGCTGGGTGGACCAGTGGCGGCGGGATGGATTGGCCACGTGGATCATTCGTGAGCGCGGCAGCTGCACGATCAGTGGCTACGGCGGGTGCTCGAAGCGGCAGAACGCGTTCTGGAATCTCGGCTATCGCCTCCATCCCGACGCGCAGGGAAACGGGTACGCCGCGGAGATGTGTGAGATCGCAGTCGAGCGCGCGCACCGAACCGAGCCCGAATTGCCGATCGTGGCGTACCTCCTCGAACACAACGTCGCGTCGGCCCGAGTGGCCCAGCGCGCGGGCCTGGAGTTGATCACCCGTGGACCCGACGTCGGCAATCCCGATGCCGACGCAGTTCGCCTGGTGTACGCCGATCGGCCGTTGAGCTCGATTCAGGTCGATTCTGTTCTGTCTGCCTGA
- the prfB gene encoding peptide chain release factor 2, whose protein sequence is MHPDVSADLAELDTTLSTVESVLDVEELRRRIDELEHQAASPDLWNDQEHAQQVTSQLSHAQAELRRVEELRQRLEDMPVLYELAEGEEGEAAASATADADAERASLREDIAAMEVRTLLSGEYDARDALVNIRSGAGGIDAADWAEMLMRMYIRWAEKHGYGVEVYDTSYAEEAGIKSATFAVKAPYTYGTLSVEQGTHRLVRISPFDNQGRRQTSFAEVEVLPVVETTDHIEIPENDIRVDVYRSSGPGGQSVNTTDSAVRLTHIPTGIVVTCQNEKSQLQNKVSAMRVLQAKLLEVKRKEERAEMDALKGDGGSSWGNQMRSYVLHPYQMVKDLRTEYEVNNPSTVLDGDIDGFLESGIRWRMRGEQ, encoded by the coding sequence GTGCATCCCGACGTTTCTGCAGACCTGGCCGAGCTCGACACCACTCTGTCCACTGTCGAGTCGGTACTCGACGTCGAGGAACTGCGGCGACGCATCGACGAGCTGGAACACCAGGCCGCATCACCGGACCTGTGGAACGACCAGGAACACGCGCAGCAGGTGACCAGTCAGCTGTCCCACGCGCAGGCAGAACTGCGCCGCGTGGAGGAGCTTCGTCAGCGCCTGGAGGACATGCCTGTTCTGTACGAGCTCGCCGAGGGCGAAGAAGGTGAAGCGGCCGCGTCGGCCACCGCCGATGCCGACGCCGAACGGGCATCCCTGCGTGAGGACATCGCAGCCATGGAAGTGCGGACCCTGTTGTCCGGGGAATACGACGCGCGTGACGCGTTGGTCAACATCCGTTCCGGTGCCGGCGGAATCGATGCCGCCGACTGGGCGGAGATGCTCATGCGTATGTACATCCGCTGGGCCGAGAAGCACGGCTACGGGGTCGAGGTCTACGACACGTCCTACGCCGAAGAGGCCGGAATCAAGAGTGCGACCTTCGCCGTCAAGGCTCCGTACACGTACGGGACGTTGTCGGTGGAGCAAGGTACGCACCGGCTCGTGCGGATCAGCCCGTTCGACAACCAGGGTCGACGCCAGACCTCGTTCGCCGAGGTCGAGGTACTCCCGGTCGTCGAGACCACCGACCACATCGAGATCCCCGAGAACGACATTCGCGTGGACGTCTACCGCTCGTCCGGACCGGGTGGTCAGTCGGTCAACACCACCGACTCCGCCGTCCGGTTGACGCACATTCCGACGGGGATCGTCGTGACGTGTCAGAACGAGAAGTCGCAGTTGCAGAACAAGGTCTCTGCCATGCGAGTGCTGCAGGCCAAGCTGCTCGAGGTCAAGCGCAAGGAAGAGCGCGCCGAGATGGATGCGCTCAAGGGCGACGGCGGCAGCTCGTGGGGTAACCAGATGCGCTCGTACGTGCTGCACCCGTATCAGATGGTCAAAGATTTGCGTACCGAGTACGAGGTCAACAATCCGTCTACTGTTCTCGACGGAGACATCGATGGATTCCTGGAGTCGGGAATTCGCTGGCGAATGCGAGGGGAGCAGTAG
- a CDS encoding YciI family protein encodes MKYILLINANTAPGAAPGCSSVEDWMTYEKEMKEAGVYVSGHAMADLTTATAVRVDATTGERTVTDGPYAESHEVLGGYDVIDVPDLDSALEWATRCPGSKDGGTVIVRPLAEF; translated from the coding sequence ATGAAGTACATCCTCTTGATCAACGCAAACACCGCACCGGGAGCAGCTCCGGGTTGCAGCAGCGTGGAGGACTGGATGACCTACGAGAAGGAAATGAAGGAGGCGGGCGTCTACGTCTCCGGTCATGCGATGGCGGACCTCACCACCGCCACGGCGGTGCGCGTCGATGCCACCACCGGAGAACGCACCGTCACCGACGGGCCGTACGCCGAGTCACACGAAGTACTGGGCGGCTACGACGTCATCGACGTTCCTGACCTCGATTCCGCACTCGAATGGGCGACGCGATGCCCCGGTTCGAAAGACGGCGGCACCGTCATCGTTCGTCCACTTGCAGAATTCTGA
- a CDS encoding DUF1304 domain-containing protein, translating to MHLTAQIFAALAAALHVVIFVMESVVWTKPAVWSRFGVASQHDADVVKPMAFNQGFYNLFLAVGIVVGLLVGGSAGDAIVYFACASIVGAALVLATGGAKYFRAAFVQGITPLIALVLAAVL from the coding sequence GTGCATCTCACCGCTCAGATCTTCGCCGCCCTCGCCGCAGCCCTTCACGTCGTCATCTTCGTGATGGAAAGTGTGGTGTGGACCAAGCCTGCTGTGTGGTCCCGCTTCGGAGTCGCGAGCCAGCACGACGCCGACGTCGTGAAGCCGATGGCCTTCAATCAGGGCTTCTACAACCTGTTTCTCGCCGTCGGAATCGTGGTCGGCCTCCTCGTCGGTGGATCGGCGGGCGACGCGATCGTCTACTTCGCGTGCGCGAGCATCGTCGGAGCCGCTCTGGTTCTGGCCACCGGTGGTGCCAAGTACTTCCGGGCCGCATTCGTCCAGGGGATCACGCCGCTGATTGCGCTGGTTCTCGCTGCGGTTCTGTAG
- a CDS encoding putative immunity protein: protein MILPAVRDPRLITVHRGGLLSDADHRSLALWAAECAEHVLGLFEGAEPSDSRPREAIEGIRAWTRGELAMMATRALGGHSMGAARPQSGAARFAAYAAGQAACVAHVPEHDLGAAAYAIKAARAAAPTGRETVAGREELRWQRDRLPESVRDLVLEDQKKRNSICWSVFDD, encoded by the coding sequence ATGATTCTCCCGGCCGTCAGAGATCCACGGCTGATCACGGTGCACCGCGGCGGCTTGTTGTCCGACGCCGACCATCGAAGTCTCGCGCTGTGGGCCGCCGAGTGTGCGGAACACGTGCTCGGATTGTTCGAGGGGGCCGAGCCGTCCGATTCGCGGCCGCGTGAGGCAATCGAGGGCATTCGGGCGTGGACACGCGGTGAACTCGCGATGATGGCGACCCGCGCCCTCGGCGGCCACAGCATGGGTGCGGCACGGCCCCAGAGCGGCGCTGCACGCTTCGCCGCCTACGCCGCCGGCCAGGCCGCGTGTGTGGCACACGTACCCGAACACGACCTCGGAGCGGCTGCGTACGCGATCAAGGCGGCCAGGGCCGCCGCACCTACCGGCAGGGAGACAGTTGCCGGGCGAGAGGAACTCCGGTGGCAGCGGGATCGACTGCCGGAGAGCGTGCGTGATTTGGTGCTGGAAGACCAGAAGAAGAGAAACAGTATCTGCTGGTCCGTATTCGACGATTGA
- a CDS encoding transglycosylase family protein, which translates to MTTQNNFGKRALGLAAIAGAAVAIPLGLSAGTASAATHNWDGVAQCESGGNWSINTGNGYYGGLQFSQSTWTANGGSGSPANASKAEQIRVAENTLQSQGPGAWPVCGQQLTTGTSTPAPEAAPAPKAAPAPAPAVAPEAAAATQAAQGAFDAASKLADQYGLSTQFQHLVAANSPVLAPIGR; encoded by the coding sequence ATGACCACACAGAACAATTTCGGCAAGCGTGCACTCGGATTGGCCGCCATCGCAGGTGCCGCCGTAGCAATCCCCCTCGGCCTCTCTGCCGGAACCGCCAGCGCAGCCACCCACAACTGGGACGGCGTCGCACAGTGCGAAAGTGGTGGCAACTGGAGCATCAACACCGGAAACGGCTACTACGGTGGCCTGCAGTTCTCGCAGAGCACCTGGACGGCCAACGGTGGATCCGGATCGCCGGCCAACGCATCCAAGGCAGAACAGATCCGCGTAGCGGAGAACACCCTGCAGAGCCAGGGACCGGGCGCATGGCCAGTATGCGGGCAGCAGCTGACCACCGGCACCTCCACGCCCGCACCCGAGGCCGCTCCCGCGCCGAAGGCCGCTCCGGCACCCGCACCGGCCGTCGCACCGGAGGCTGCAGCCGCCACACAGGCTGCACAGGGCGCATTCGATGCAGCATCCAAGTTGGCCGACCAGTACGGCCTGAGCACTCAGTTCCAGCACCTCGTCGCTGCGAACTCCCCCGTGCTCGCGCCCATCGGACGCTGA
- a CDS encoding beta-class carbonic anhydrase, with product MTVTDQYLDNNQAYAAQFDGPLPLPPSKHVAVVACMDARLDVYRILGLADGEAHVIRNAGGVITDDEIRSLAISQRLLGTKEIILIHHTDCGMLTFTDDEFKKDLQDETGIKPNWAAESFTELDRDVRQSLARIEQSPFVTKHESIRGFVFDVATGKLNEVTG from the coding sequence ATGACCGTCACCGATCAGTACCTCGACAACAACCAGGCCTACGCCGCCCAGTTCGACGGTCCCCTGCCTCTGCCACCGTCGAAGCACGTGGCAGTGGTCGCGTGCATGGACGCCCGACTCGACGTCTACCGCATTCTCGGTCTTGCCGACGGCGAAGCCCACGTGATTCGCAATGCCGGCGGTGTGATCACCGACGACGAGATCAGGTCGCTGGCCATCAGTCAGCGTCTGCTCGGCACCAAGGAGATCATCCTGATCCATCACACCGACTGCGGCATGCTCACCTTCACCGATGACGAGTTCAAGAAAGATCTGCAGGACGAGACGGGCATCAAGCCGAACTGGGCTGCCGAGTCGTTCACCGAACTGGACCGCGATGTTCGCCAGTCGCTCGCCCGCATCGAGCAGAGCCCGTTCGTCACGAAGCACGAATCCATTCGAGGCTTCGTCTTCGATGTCGCAACCGGGAAGCTGAACGAAGTCACCGGATAG
- a CDS encoding inositol monophosphatase family protein: MTDYSADLALALRLADEADAITRRRFLAMDLSVDSKPDLTPVSDADLAVETMIRGELGSERSGDALLGEEFGGTATFSGRQWVVDPIDGTKNFVRGVPVWATLIALLDDGVPRVGVVSAPALNRRWWAAHDQGAWTASDGGTPRNITVSKVDSLASSSLSFSSLSGWSDLGIRDRFLDLTDAVWRVRGYGDFFSYCLVAEGAVDIAAEPEVSLWDLAALDVLVREAGGDFTALDGTEGPHGGSAVATNGLLQSEVLERLSPDA, translated from the coding sequence GTGACCGACTACTCCGCCGATCTTGCCCTTGCCCTCAGGCTCGCCGACGAGGCCGACGCCATCACTCGTCGACGATTTCTGGCCATGGATCTCTCGGTGGACTCGAAGCCGGATCTCACACCGGTGAGCGACGCAGACCTGGCCGTCGAGACGATGATTCGCGGCGAGCTCGGTTCGGAGCGTTCCGGCGATGCCTTGCTGGGCGAGGAGTTCGGCGGCACCGCGACCTTCAGCGGTCGCCAGTGGGTGGTGGATCCCATCGACGGCACCAAGAATTTCGTGCGCGGCGTGCCCGTGTGGGCAACGTTGATCGCTCTGCTGGACGACGGCGTACCGCGAGTAGGAGTCGTCAGCGCCCCTGCATTGAACAGGCGATGGTGGGCCGCACACGATCAGGGCGCCTGGACGGCATCGGACGGGGGCACTCCGCGCAACATCACGGTCTCGAAGGTCGATTCGTTGGCGTCGTCGAGTCTGAGCTTCTCCAGCCTCTCAGGCTGGTCCGATCTCGGTATCAGAGACCGATTCCTCGATCTCACCGATGCCGTCTGGCGGGTGCGCGGCTACGGCGACTTCTTCTCGTACTGCCTGGTCGCAGAGGGCGCGGTCGATATCGCGGCCGAACCCGAGGTCTCGCTGTGGGACCTGGCTGCGCTCGATGTCCTCGTGCGCGAGGCCGGCGGCGACTTCACCGCACTGGACGGCACCGAAGGCCCGCACGGCGGCAGCGCGGTGGCCACCAATGGCCTACTGCAGAGCGAGGTACTCGAGCGATTGTCCCCCGACGCCTGA
- a CDS encoding acyl-CoA dehydrogenase family protein → MIMSKQDSVVDAKRPKVPRDTSAVGLNPFKRDAIGTAMRVLTAITGSELAEKYNLRQTIDRVTYESTKTGFKTLGAANRTFAKVTGSGKPKRLDDGAAKNLSYFDLTPDDEQRMIVETVKEFAEEILRPAAFDADHNASSPEDLVRRSAELGITLINVPEELDGAASERGAVTNSLVAEALAHGDMGLALPILAPSGVAVALTQWGTDAQQKTYLPAFVGEKVPNAAVVVNEPRALFDPYALQTKAVRSPSGYKLNGVKSLVPAAGSSELFVIAAELEGRPAFFIVESDSKGLVVEADPSMGLRAAGLGRLILTDVAVPESALLGDGDADQRAAEYSAAIGLARLGWASLAVGTSQAVLDYVVPYVNDRVAFGEPISNRQAVAFMVANIAIELDGMRLVTLRGASRAEQGLSFTRESALARRLASEKGMQIGSDGVQLLGGHGFTKEHPVERWYRDLRSVGVAEGIVLI, encoded by the coding sequence GTGATCATGAGCAAGCAAGACAGTGTGGTCGACGCGAAGCGCCCGAAGGTGCCCCGCGATACTTCTGCGGTTGGCCTCAACCCGTTCAAGAGAGATGCGATCGGAACCGCGATGCGCGTTCTGACCGCCATCACCGGATCTGAACTGGCGGAGAAGTACAACCTCCGCCAGACGATCGACCGGGTGACGTACGAGAGCACCAAGACCGGGTTCAAGACACTCGGCGCGGCCAATCGCACGTTCGCCAAGGTCACCGGCAGCGGCAAGCCCAAGCGTCTCGACGACGGCGCAGCCAAGAACCTGAGCTACTTCGACCTGACGCCCGACGACGAACAGCGCATGATCGTCGAGACGGTCAAGGAGTTCGCCGAGGAAATCCTCCGGCCGGCCGCCTTCGACGCAGATCACAACGCCTCCTCACCGGAGGATCTGGTTCGCCGATCCGCCGAACTCGGCATCACGCTGATCAACGTCCCCGAGGAACTCGACGGTGCCGCCAGCGAGCGCGGAGCCGTCACCAATTCTCTCGTCGCCGAGGCACTCGCCCACGGCGACATGGGCCTGGCACTGCCCATCCTCGCGCCCAGCGGTGTCGCCGTCGCTCTCACCCAGTGGGGCACCGACGCCCAGCAGAAGACGTACCTTCCCGCATTCGTCGGCGAGAAGGTGCCGAACGCCGCGGTGGTCGTCAACGAGCCCCGCGCCCTGTTCGACCCGTACGCGCTGCAGACCAAGGCCGTCCGCTCCCCCAGCGGCTACAAGCTCAACGGCGTCAAGAGTCTCGTGCCTGCTGCTGGAAGCTCCGAGCTGTTCGTCATCGCCGCAGAGCTCGAGGGCCGCCCGGCATTCTTCATCGTCGAGTCCGACTCCAAGGGCCTGGTCGTCGAAGCCGACCCGAGCATGGGTCTGCGCGCAGCAGGTCTGGGCCGTCTGATCCTGACCGACGTCGCAGTGCCCGAATCGGCTCTGCTCGGCGACGGTGACGCAGATCAGCGGGCCGCCGAGTACAGCGCTGCCATCGGCCTCGCGCGACTCGGCTGGGCATCACTGGCCGTCGGTACCAGCCAGGCCGTACTCGACTACGTCGTTCCGTACGTCAACGACCGTGTCGCCTTCGGTGAGCCGATCAGCAACCGTCAGGCCGTGGCCTTCATGGTCGCCAACATCGCCATCGAGCTCGACGGCATGCGGTTGGTCACGCTGCGTGGTGCGTCTCGCGCCGAGCAGGGACTGTCGTTCACTCGTGAGTCTGCGCTGGCTCGTCGACTCGCTTCCGAGAAGGGCATGCAGATCGGTTCCGACGGCGTGCAGCTGCTCGGCGGTCACGGCTTCACCAAGGAGCACCCGGTGGAGCGCTGGTACCGCGATCTGCGGTCCGTCGGCGTCGCCGAGGGCATCGTTCTCATCTAG
- a CDS encoding acyl-CoA dehydrogenase family protein yields MINLELPKKLRAQANQAHQVAAEIFRPISRKYDLAEHEYPVELDTMASMVEGMSDAGGEIGGAAGGREKDSESAPKPSKTANSNGGNMSALVNVIETCWGDVGLTLSIPYQGLGNSAIAAVSTDEQLERFGKVWASMAITEPGFGSDSAAVTTTAVLDGDEWVLNGEKIYVTAGERSTHIVVWATVDKSLGRAAIKSFVVPRDAPGLSVARLEHKLGIKASDTAALLLEDCRIPKDNLLGTAEVNVEKGFAGVMQTFDNTRPLVAGMAIGVARAALEELRSILVDAGVEISYETPAYNQHAAAAEFLRLEADWEAAHLLALRAAWMADNKEPNSLQASMSKAKAGRSAVDITLKAVELAGTYGYSERPLLEKWSRDSKILDIFEGTQQIQQLIVARRVLGKSSAELK; encoded by the coding sequence ATGATCAATCTTGAACTTCCCAAGAAGCTTCGGGCGCAGGCGAATCAGGCTCACCAGGTCGCTGCCGAGATCTTCCGCCCGATTTCCCGCAAATACGACCTCGCCGAGCACGAGTATCCGGTGGAACTCGACACGATGGCGTCGATGGTCGAAGGCATGTCCGACGCCGGTGGCGAAATCGGCGGCGCTGCCGGTGGCCGCGAGAAGGACAGCGAGTCCGCTCCCAAGCCCAGCAAGACCGCGAACTCCAACGGCGGCAACATGTCTGCCCTGGTCAATGTGATCGAGACGTGCTGGGGCGACGTCGGCCTCACCCTGTCGATCCCCTACCAGGGACTCGGCAACTCGGCGATCGCCGCGGTGTCCACCGACGAGCAGCTCGAGCGCTTCGGCAAGGTATGGGCCTCGATGGCCATCACCGAGCCCGGCTTCGGTTCGGACTCCGCAGCAGTCACCACCACCGCTGTTCTCGATGGCGACGAGTGGGTACTCAACGGCGAGAAGATCTACGTGACCGCCGGTGAACGATCCACCCACATCGTGGTGTGGGCAACGGTCGACAAGTCGCTCGGTCGTGCAGCGATCAAGTCGTTCGTCGTCCCGCGTGACGCTCCGGGCCTGTCGGTCGCTCGCCTCGAGCACAAGCTGGGCATCAAGGCGTCCGATACCGCGGCGCTGCTGCTCGAGGACTGCCGCATTCCGAAGGACAACCTGCTCGGTACCGCCGAGGTGAACGTCGAAAAGGGCTTCGCCGGCGTCATGCAGACGTTCGACAACACGCGTCCCCTGGTCGCAGGTATGGCAATCGGCGTCGCCCGCGCAGCACTCGAAGAGCTGCGGTCCATCCTCGTCGATGCCGGAGTGGAGATCTCCTACGAGACCCCCGCCTACAACCAGCACGCGGCTGCCGCGGAATTCCTGCGGCTCGAAGCGGACTGGGAAGCTGCCCACCTGCTCGCACTGCGCGCAGCGTGGATGGCCGACAACAAGGAGCCCAACTCCTTGCAGGCCTCGATGTCCAAGGCCAAGGCCGGCCGCTCGGCAGTCGACATCACCCTGAAGGCGGTCGAGTTGGCCGGTACCTACGGCTACTCCGAACGCCCGCTGCTCGAGAAGTGGAGCCGCGACTCCAAGATTCTCGACATCTTCGAGGGCACGCAGCAGATCCAGCAACTCATCGTTGCCCGACGCGTACTCGGAAAGTCGTCGGCAGAACTGAAGTGA
- a CDS encoding RNA polymerase sigma factor, which yields MLLASLVQRYRDLDLAEEVTSDAIEAALKHWPIDGIPSKPGAWLLTAARRKAVDRLRRDQTLAAKIGVLQADSDRSEPHPPGPLDEDLPDDRLQLFFTCAHPTLAAGDRLALTLRCLAGLTTAEVARALLIPPATAAQRIVRAKNKIRVVRIPFRVPGSDELAGRVPMVLEVVYSIFTEGYSATSGDRVGRIDLTTEAIGMGRLLHAALPTESEVTGLLALMLLTDARRRARIDAHGDIVLLADQDRRSWNAEFVREGTELVVDALRGGPSGPYAVQAAIAALHDESPNTDCTDWTQIVALYDILMDRGPNAIVALNRAVALAMRDGPAAGLRELDLLADEPSLRRYHPYPMAKADLLHRLGRLDEAAEQYRQALDRARTAPEKRLLQRRLADVNGIAQADRTEST from the coding sequence ATGCTGCTCGCGTCGTTGGTTCAGCGCTACCGTGATCTCGATCTCGCCGAGGAGGTGACGTCGGATGCCATCGAGGCGGCTCTGAAGCATTGGCCGATCGATGGCATACCGTCCAAGCCCGGAGCCTGGTTGCTCACCGCTGCCCGCCGAAAGGCGGTCGATCGCCTGCGACGCGATCAGACGCTCGCTGCGAAGATCGGAGTGCTGCAGGCCGATTCGGATCGCAGCGAACCGCATCCGCCGGGTCCGCTCGACGAAGATCTACCCGACGACCGACTGCAGTTGTTCTTCACCTGCGCGCATCCGACGCTTGCGGCCGGCGACCGCCTCGCGTTGACCCTTCGGTGTCTGGCCGGTCTCACCACCGCCGAGGTCGCGCGTGCACTACTCATCCCTCCGGCCACGGCAGCACAACGAATAGTGCGAGCCAAGAACAAGATTCGCGTCGTCCGCATACCCTTTCGAGTTCCGGGCTCGGACGAGTTGGCCGGCAGAGTGCCGATGGTGCTCGAAGTCGTCTATTCGATCTTCACCGAGGGCTACTCGGCGACGTCGGGCGACCGAGTGGGGCGCATCGACCTCACCACCGAGGCGATCGGCATGGGACGCCTGTTGCACGCAGCACTGCCGACAGAGTCCGAGGTGACCGGCCTGCTGGCGTTGATGTTGCTGACCGACGCCAGACGCCGCGCACGAATCGACGCGCACGGCGATATTGTGCTGCTGGCCGATCAGGACCGGCGATCGTGGAACGCCGAGTTCGTCAGGGAAGGGACGGAACTCGTGGTCGACGCACTCCGCGGCGGCCCGAGCGGACCCTATGCGGTGCAGGCAGCGATCGCCGCGCTGCACGACGAGTCGCCGAACACCGACTGTACCGACTGGACCCAAATCGTTGCCCTCTACGACATATTGATGGATCGGGGCCCGAATGCGATCGTCGCATTGAACCGAGCAGTTGCTCTTGCCATGCGCGACGGTCCCGCCGCCGGCCTGCGCGAGCTGGACCTGCTTGCCGACGAACCGTCGCTGCGCCGCTACCACCCGTACCCGATGGCGAAAGCCGATCTGCTGCACCGACTCGGCCGGCTCGACGAGGCGGCAGAGCAGTATCGACAGGCTCTGGACCGTGCACGAACAGCACCGGAGAAGCGACTGCTCCAGCGTCGCTTGGCCGACGTGAACGGCATCGCTCAGGCAGACAGAACAGAATCGACCTGA
- a CDS encoding mechanosensitive ion channel family protein, whose protein sequence is MAGWLNPTLDLKLNALGIVLYILGGLLAARFVTWTGSRITARIDQNYQHSDALVRSEAAKHRHALAQVITWVLVTLIYILVTIEVLRRFGFGVGGLVAPATVIGAALGFGAQRVVQDILAGFFIITERQYGFGDVVQIAVNGSAEDAEGTVEDVTLRVTRVRSVDGEVITVPNGQIVKAINLSKDWARAVVDVPVPSTADLTQVNALLRAVGRDAFADTRLRPLLLDEPTVMGVESIEVGQVNVRLVARTLPGKQFQVGRELRVRVAAALQPEGINVAPDVSTAGVAPESSGRDRTEDQ, encoded by the coding sequence ATGGCAGGCTGGTTGAACCCGACGCTCGACCTGAAGCTGAACGCCCTCGGAATCGTTCTGTACATCCTCGGCGGGCTGCTGGCCGCGCGGTTCGTCACCTGGACCGGATCTCGAATCACTGCCCGCATCGATCAGAACTATCAGCACAGCGACGCACTCGTGCGGTCCGAGGCCGCCAAACACCGTCATGCCCTGGCTCAGGTCATCACGTGGGTGCTGGTCACGCTCATCTACATCCTCGTCACCATCGAAGTGTTGCGTCGCTTCGGATTCGGCGTCGGTGGTCTCGTGGCACCCGCGACGGTCATCGGTGCAGCCCTCGGCTTCGGTGCTCAGCGCGTAGTGCAGGACATTCTGGCCGGGTTCTTCATCATCACCGAACGGCAGTACGGCTTCGGTGACGTCGTCCAGATCGCCGTCAACGGATCGGCCGAGGACGCCGAGGGCACCGTCGAGGACGTGACGCTCCGAGTGACTCGGGTGCGTAGCGTCGACGGCGAGGTCATCACTGTCCCGAACGGGCAGATCGTCAAGGCGATCAATCTGTCGAAGGATTGGGCGCGCGCAGTCGTCGACGTCCCGGTCCCCAGCACCGCAGATCTCACCCAGGTGAACGCGTTGCTCCGTGCAGTCGGCCGTGACGCATTCGCCGACACGCGCTTGCGTCCGCTCCTGCTCGACGAACCGACCGTGATGGGAGTGGAGAGCATCGAGGTGGGGCAGGTCAACGTGCGCTTGGTCGCGCGGACGCTGCCGGGCAAGCAGTTCCAGGTGGGGCGAGAGCTTCGAGTGCGAGTGGCCGCCGCTCTGCAGCCCGAGGGCATCAACGTTGCGCCAGACGTCAGTACGGCCGGGGTCGCACCGGAATCGTCGGGACGAGATCGGACGGAAGACCAGTGA